In a single window of the Amycolatopsis sp. cg5 genome:
- a CDS encoding alpha-galactosidase, which translates to MIAFDGKSRLWVLQTTTWTYALQLTDEDAPRHVYWGPSLTAEQVADVLRPSAAWWDGFNDPDEGREELAVDGGTRYWTPSLQVRFADGTRALEWAYTGHEIDGDTLRIAFRDRHYPLRIDLHYRVRGDVLERWVELANDGEPVEVLRADSAAWVLPERADYRLSHVVGRWAAESQLRREPVVEGETVFSSRRGITSHHANPWVMLDAGDASETRGEVWSTALAWSGSWRLTTTRSIDGRVTVTGGFGQDGVTHRLGRGSVLTTPVFSGVFSENGFGGVSRAWHEYTLAHVLPHSDEVRPVLYNSWEATAFDVNEAGQRKLAAHAASLGVELFVMDDGWFGSRTSDNAGLGDWVVNRDRFPGGLAPLVDEVHRLGMKFGLWVEPEMVNPDSDLYRAHPDWVLHHPHRRRSELRRQLVLNFARDDVAEWAFGWLDALVRDNGIDFLKWDMNRPFSEAGWPDDEDPDRLWTGHTHAVYAIMDRLRAEHPGLRIESCSGGGGRIDLGILARTDQVWTSDNTDALDRLRIQHGYTQVYPARAMSAWVTDNPNFVTGRSTPLAFRFHVAMAGVLGIGGDIAEWSEDDLAFAREQIALYKEIRQTVQHGALHRLQPPSASGISAVQYVSPELTVVFAYRQSGHFNLPERRVRLQGLDPAARYRDPATGTVHHGAVLLAHGLAIDLPKGDHGSAIVRLYRI; encoded by the coding sequence GTGATCGCCTTCGACGGGAAGTCCCGGCTCTGGGTACTGCAGACCACCACCTGGACGTACGCGCTCCAGCTGACCGACGAGGACGCGCCTCGCCACGTCTACTGGGGTCCCTCACTCACGGCCGAGCAGGTCGCGGACGTGCTCCGGCCGAGTGCCGCGTGGTGGGACGGGTTCAACGACCCTGACGAAGGCCGCGAAGAGCTCGCCGTCGACGGTGGCACCCGCTACTGGACACCCTCGCTGCAGGTCCGCTTTGCCGACGGGACCCGCGCACTCGAGTGGGCGTACACCGGCCACGAGATCGACGGCGACACGCTCCGGATCGCCTTCCGCGACCGCCACTATCCACTGAGGATCGACCTGCACTACCGCGTCCGCGGCGACGTGCTCGAACGCTGGGTCGAACTCGCCAACGACGGTGAGCCGGTCGAGGTGCTGCGCGCCGACTCGGCCGCCTGGGTGCTGCCGGAGCGCGCGGACTACCGGCTGTCCCATGTGGTCGGCCGCTGGGCCGCGGAAAGCCAGCTGCGCCGCGAACCCGTCGTCGAAGGCGAGACGGTCTTCTCCAGCAGGCGCGGAATCACCAGCCACCACGCCAATCCCTGGGTGATGCTCGACGCCGGCGACGCGTCCGAAACCCGCGGCGAGGTCTGGAGCACCGCTCTCGCCTGGAGCGGGTCCTGGCGCCTCACCACGACCAGGAGCATCGACGGCCGCGTCACGGTCACCGGCGGGTTCGGCCAAGACGGCGTCACCCACCGGCTGGGCCGAGGTTCCGTGCTGACCACGCCCGTTTTTTCGGGCGTGTTCTCGGAAAACGGCTTCGGCGGCGTCAGCCGTGCCTGGCATGAGTACACCCTCGCGCACGTGCTCCCCCACTCCGACGAAGTACGCCCGGTGCTCTACAACTCTTGGGAAGCAACGGCTTTCGACGTCAACGAGGCAGGTCAGCGCAAACTCGCCGCACACGCCGCGAGCCTCGGCGTCGAGCTGTTCGTGATGGACGACGGCTGGTTCGGCAGCCGCACGAGTGACAACGCGGGCCTCGGCGACTGGGTCGTCAACCGCGACCGCTTCCCCGGCGGCCTCGCCCCGCTCGTCGACGAGGTGCACCGGCTGGGCATGAAGTTCGGCCTCTGGGTCGAGCCCGAGATGGTCAACCCGGACAGCGATCTCTACCGCGCGCATCCCGACTGGGTGCTGCACCACCCGCATCGCCGCCGCTCCGAACTGCGCAGGCAGCTGGTGCTCAACTTCGCGCGCGACGACGTCGCCGAGTGGGCGTTCGGCTGGCTCGACGCGCTCGTTCGCGACAACGGCATCGACTTCCTCAAGTGGGACATGAACCGCCCGTTCAGCGAGGCGGGCTGGCCGGACGACGAGGACCCCGACCGCCTGTGGACCGGGCACACCCACGCCGTCTACGCGATCATGGACCGGCTGCGCGCCGAGCACCCCGGGCTGCGCATCGAGTCGTGCAGCGGGGGCGGCGGCCGGATCGACCTGGGCATCCTCGCCCGCACCGATCAGGTATGGACCTCGGACAACACCGACGCGCTCGACCGGCTCCGCATCCAGCACGGCTACACCCAGGTCTACCCGGCACGCGCGATGTCGGCCTGGGTCACCGACAACCCGAACTTCGTCACCGGCCGGTCGACGCCACTGGCGTTCCGGTTCCACGTGGCGATGGCGGGCGTGCTCGGCATCGGCGGCGACATCGCCGAGTGGAGCGAGGACGACCTCGCCTTCGCGCGTGAGCAGATCGCGCTCTACAAAGAGATCCGCCAGACCGTTCAGCACGGCGCACTCCACCGGCTCCAGCCGCCGTCCGCGTCCGGGATCTCGGCGGTCCAGTACGTGTCGCCGGAGCTGACGGTCGTGTTCGCCTACCGGCAGTCCGGGCACTTCAACCTGCCCGAGCGGCGCGTCCGGCTTCAGGGTCTCGACCCCGCCGCCCGGTACCGCGACCCCGCCACGGGCACCGTCCACCACGGAGCCGTCCTGCTCGCGCACGGGCTCGCGATCGACCTGCCGAAGGGCGACCACGGCAGCGCGATAGTGCGCTTGTATCGTATCTGA
- a CDS encoding ABC transporter substrate-binding protein has protein sequence MRRSLALGAAILLAASACTVGADTGTGTNGGGGKEISFLTFESPNLTPAYWDAAIKRVTDKHPDIKVKKLVAPSTDRTGYAKQLLTSGQFPDVAIAVDSAGFAESGALYAWTPEELKDFQFPDANPIKGGHHQLPANTQTIPPIYYNKKMFADAGITATPNTWAELVAAAEKVKAKGGKPFVIGGGKEGFPSAMILDGLVSVDLYGKTPDWLTQRRADKVKFADPDFQKAFGKFADLVAKGYIDKSQVSRSYDDTQAAFLKGEGAMYPMGNWFASAADTKPHDFEIGVFNFPSEDGKLVVPAYTGGGMIVNAKSANLEAARTFALAFQLDKTQLDTSVKADGLFPAIKGYTPPADAGATFKAGYDLYQKAVEQKAVVNAFSWETADDGLLPGMKDKVYQAAQDVITGRKSVADACAFLDTEWAKAK, from the coding sequence ATGAGAAGGTCCCTGGCGCTGGGAGCGGCGATACTCCTCGCCGCGAGCGCGTGCACGGTCGGCGCCGACACCGGAACCGGCACGAATGGCGGCGGCGGCAAGGAAATCTCGTTCCTGACCTTCGAATCGCCGAACCTCACCCCGGCATACTGGGACGCCGCGATCAAGCGCGTCACCGACAAGCACCCCGACATCAAGGTCAAGAAGCTGGTCGCGCCCAGCACCGACCGCACCGGGTACGCCAAGCAGCTGCTGACCTCCGGGCAGTTCCCCGACGTCGCGATCGCCGTCGACTCGGCCGGGTTCGCCGAGTCCGGCGCGCTCTACGCCTGGACGCCGGAGGAGCTCAAGGACTTCCAGTTCCCCGACGCCAACCCGATCAAGGGCGGGCACCACCAGCTGCCCGCGAACACCCAGACGATCCCGCCGATCTACTACAACAAGAAGATGTTCGCCGACGCGGGCATCACCGCCACGCCGAACACCTGGGCCGAGCTCGTCGCGGCGGCCGAGAAGGTCAAGGCCAAGGGCGGCAAGCCGTTCGTCATCGGCGGCGGCAAGGAAGGCTTCCCGTCGGCGATGATCCTCGACGGGCTCGTCAGCGTCGACCTCTACGGCAAGACCCCCGACTGGCTCACCCAGCGCCGCGCCGACAAGGTCAAGTTCGCCGACCCCGACTTCCAGAAGGCGTTCGGCAAGTTCGCCGACCTGGTCGCCAAGGGCTACATCGACAAGAGCCAGGTCTCGCGCAGCTACGACGACACCCAGGCCGCCTTCCTCAAGGGCGAGGGCGCGATGTACCCGATGGGCAACTGGTTCGCGTCGGCGGCCGACACCAAGCCGCACGACTTCGAGATCGGCGTGTTCAACTTCCCCAGCGAGGACGGCAAGCTCGTGGTGCCCGCCTACACCGGCGGCGGCATGATCGTGAACGCCAAGTCCGCGAACCTCGAGGCCGCGCGCACCTTCGCACTGGCGTTCCAGCTCGACAAGACCCAGCTCGACACCTCGGTCAAGGCCGACGGCCTCTTCCCCGCCATCAAGGGCTACACCCCGCCCGCCGACGCCGGCGCGACGTTCAAGGCAGGCTACGACCTGTACCAGAAGGCCGTCGAGCAGAAGGCGGTCGTGAACGCTTTTTCCTGGGAGACCGCCGACGACGGCCTGCTGCCCGGCATGAAGGACAAGGTCTACCAGGCCGCGCAGGACGTGATCACCGGCCGCAAGTCGGTCGCCGACGCGTGCGCCTTCCTCGACACCGAATGGGCAAAGGCCAAATAA
- a CDS encoding carbohydrate ABC transporter permease has translation MTAPTPERAEEGKSPTRRRRKPILPRVWHFASFGAPGVLIYLCFVMAPILISFGYSLTNYNPFNPPTKFVGLENYKNLFSDETFLTALWVTTVLTLIVVIVPNVLGLGIALLLDKKGWLYNALRTVFFTPVILSSVVVSIIWQKLLDDQGPINQVLRALGVDHPPGWLSDPDIALYSVASIVCWQMLGFCVVVYLAGLQGVPTELLEAAEIDGAGPWRRFRAVTWPLLAPSLTINTVVMLISAFKTYDYVKVITNGGPGSGTTATIAFNVLATGLDANHAGYASAMAVVMLVIVAVVTTIVLQFLRRREVDL, from the coding sequence GTGACCGCTCCGACGCCGGAGCGCGCTGAGGAAGGCAAGTCGCCCACCCGCCGCAGGCGCAAGCCGATCCTGCCGCGGGTGTGGCACTTCGCCTCGTTCGGCGCGCCCGGCGTGCTGATCTATCTCTGCTTCGTGATGGCGCCGATCCTGATCAGCTTCGGCTACAGCCTGACGAACTACAACCCGTTCAACCCGCCCACGAAGTTCGTCGGGCTGGAGAACTACAAGAACCTCTTCAGCGACGAAACCTTCCTCACCGCGCTCTGGGTGACCACGGTGCTCACGCTGATCGTGGTCATCGTGCCGAACGTGCTCGGCCTCGGCATCGCGTTGCTGCTGGACAAAAAAGGCTGGCTCTACAACGCCTTGCGGACGGTGTTCTTCACGCCGGTCATCCTGAGCTCGGTCGTGGTCAGCATCATCTGGCAGAAGCTGCTCGACGACCAGGGCCCGATCAACCAGGTGCTGCGCGCGCTCGGCGTCGATCATCCGCCGGGCTGGCTGTCCGACCCGGACATCGCGCTGTACTCGGTCGCTTCGATCGTCTGCTGGCAGATGCTCGGCTTCTGCGTGGTCGTCTACCTGGCCGGCCTGCAGGGCGTGCCGACCGAGCTGCTGGAGGCGGCGGAGATCGACGGCGCCGGGCCGTGGCGCCGGTTCCGCGCGGTCACCTGGCCGCTGCTCGCGCCGTCGCTGACCATCAACACCGTCGTGATGCTGATTTCGGCCTTCAAGACCTACGACTACGTCAAGGTCATCACCAACGGGGGGCCCGGCTCCGGCACCACGGCGACGATCGCGTTCAACGTGCTCGCGACCGGCCTCGACGCCAACCACGCCGGCTACGCGTCGGCGATGGCGGTCGTGATGCTGGTGATCGTCGCCGTCGTGACCACGATCGTGCTGCAGTTCCTGCGCAGGCGGGAGGTCGACCTGTGA
- a CDS encoding FecCD family ABC transporter permease, whose amino-acid sequence MKTRPVTASVLLLALLALMVVFTLGTGAIAVAPLDVIRTLLGNGSRMTNFAVLDLRLPRVLVAAGVGIALGLSGAVFQSLSRNPLGSPDIVGFTYGSATGALAVIVLLGGSTAAISLGAVVGGLVTALLVYLLAWQQGVRGYRLVLVGIGVSAILQSVNFYLLVTASLNEAGRATVWITGSLDNRGWGHAVPLLWALLVVVPLVLAGGKWLKMLEMGDDAAQALGVPIERSRLYLLIVGTAACAIATAAAGPIAFVALVAPQLAKRLTRSAGPNLLPSAWMGALLVVVADFAAQRVAGDTLLPVGAMTGALGGVYLAWVLWRFRTKAS is encoded by the coding sequence GTGAAAACCCGGCCCGTCACGGCTTCCGTGCTCCTGCTGGCCCTGCTCGCGCTGATGGTGGTGTTCACGCTCGGCACCGGCGCCATCGCGGTGGCGCCGCTGGACGTGATCAGGACGCTGCTCGGCAACGGCAGCCGCATGACCAACTTCGCCGTGCTCGACCTGCGCCTGCCGAGAGTACTCGTCGCGGCGGGCGTCGGCATCGCGCTCGGCCTGTCCGGCGCGGTTTTCCAGAGCCTGTCCCGAAATCCGCTCGGCAGCCCGGACATCGTCGGCTTCACCTACGGCTCGGCGACCGGCGCGCTCGCCGTGATCGTCCTGCTCGGTGGCAGCACGGCCGCGATCTCGCTCGGCGCCGTCGTCGGCGGCCTGGTGACCGCGCTGCTGGTGTACCTGCTGGCGTGGCAGCAGGGTGTGCGCGGCTACCGGCTGGTGCTGGTCGGCATCGGGGTGAGCGCGATCCTGCAGTCGGTCAACTTCTACCTCCTGGTCACCGCGAGCCTCAACGAAGCGGGCCGCGCGACCGTGTGGATCACCGGCAGCCTCGACAACCGCGGCTGGGGGCACGCCGTCCCGCTGCTGTGGGCGCTGCTGGTCGTCGTGCCGCTGGTGCTGGCGGGCGGCAAGTGGCTGAAGATGCTGGAAATGGGTGACGACGCCGCGCAGGCGCTGGGTGTCCCGATCGAGCGCAGCAGGCTGTATTTGCTGATCGTCGGCACCGCGGCCTGCGCCATCGCGACGGCCGCCGCCGGGCCGATCGCTTTCGTCGCGCTCGTGGCTCCTCAGCTCGCGAAGAGGCTTACCAGGTCGGCTGGGCCGAATCTACTGCCGTCGGCTTGGATGGGCGCGTTGCTCGTCGTGGTCGCGGACTTCGCCGCGCAGCGGGTCGCGGGCGACACGCTGCTCCCAGTCGGCGCGATGACCGGGGCGCTGGGTGGTGTCTACCTCGCCTGGGTCCTCTGGCGCTTCCGCACCAAAGCTTCTTAA
- a CDS encoding salicylate synthase, protein MSVYEDESFSASIDPLPLVVKLARAGLFDDYVVYESGGRWTVAGGELATVSLDATEVKTKLAGADETVQSWTGSPADALRRALDALPIQGWNAYGWLGFDFAGLIASLVSRGAEAPGGELARLLVPRTEVKIDERGVVVRGVDEAERARVLDLLREPVEQVVPAATGIDVRADGEGYRDRVAQAVKEIQLGQYQKVILSRTVRIPFEADMVGTYEVGRRGNTPARSFLLRMNGTQAAGFSPEVIVTVDAEGHVLTQPLAGTRAFGRGSEADAAARSELESDPKEVFEHAVSVRAAQEELRGVCRAGTVGVDDFMGIKERGSVQHLASLVTGTLDEQRTSWDALEAVFPAITASGIPKRESLDAIFRLDETRRGLYSGAVLSASHDGALDAALVLRAVYQQDGQAWLRAGAGIVTDSTPEREFEETCEKLSSVAPFVVRAD, encoded by the coding sequence GTGTCGGTCTACGAGGATGAGTCCTTCAGCGCTTCGATTGATCCTCTCCCGCTCGTGGTGAAGCTCGCCAGGGCCGGACTGTTCGACGACTACGTGGTCTACGAGAGCGGCGGCCGCTGGACCGTCGCAGGCGGCGAGCTGGCGACGGTCTCGCTCGACGCGACCGAGGTCAAGACCAAGCTCGCGGGAGCGGACGAGACCGTTCAGAGCTGGACGGGGTCGCCTGCCGACGCGTTGCGCCGGGCGCTCGACGCACTGCCGATCCAGGGCTGGAACGCCTACGGCTGGCTGGGTTTCGACTTCGCCGGGCTGATCGCGTCGCTGGTCTCGCGCGGCGCCGAGGCGCCGGGCGGCGAACTCGCCCGCCTGCTCGTGCCGAGGACCGAGGTCAAGATCGACGAGCGCGGCGTGGTGGTCCGCGGTGTCGACGAGGCCGAGCGCGCCCGCGTGCTGGACCTGCTGCGCGAGCCGGTCGAGCAGGTCGTCCCGGCCGCGACGGGCATCGACGTCCGCGCCGACGGCGAGGGCTACCGCGATCGCGTCGCGCAGGCGGTCAAGGAGATCCAGCTCGGGCAGTACCAGAAGGTCATCCTGTCGCGGACGGTGCGCATCCCGTTCGAGGCGGACATGGTCGGCACCTACGAGGTCGGCCGCCGGGGCAACACCCCGGCGCGCTCGTTCCTGCTGCGGATGAACGGCACCCAGGCGGCGGGGTTCAGCCCCGAGGTGATCGTCACGGTCGACGCCGAAGGCCACGTGCTGACCCAGCCGCTGGCGGGCACCCGCGCGTTCGGCCGGGGCAGCGAAGCCGACGCGGCCGCGCGCAGTGAGCTCGAGTCGGACCCGAAGGAGGTCTTCGAGCACGCGGTCTCCGTGCGTGCCGCCCAGGAGGAACTGCGCGGTGTCTGCCGGGCGGGCACCGTCGGCGTCGACGACTTCATGGGCATCAAGGAACGCGGCAGCGTCCAGCACCTGGCCTCGCTCGTGACCGGCACGCTCGACGAGCAGCGGACCTCTTGGGACGCCTTGGAGGCCGTGTTCCCGGCGATCACCGCTTCGGGCATCCCCAAGCGCGAGTCGCTGGACGCGATCTTCCGTCTCGACGAGACGCGGCGCGGCCTCTACTCCGGCGCGGTTCTCTCGGCTTCTCACGACGGAGCGCTCGACGCGGCCCTGGTGTTGCGCGCGGTTTATCAGCAGGACGGCCAAGCTTGGCTGCGCGCGGGCGCGGGCATCGTCACGGACTCGACTCCCGAGCGTGAGTTCGAGGAGACCTGCGAGAAGCTCTCCAGCGTCGCGCCGTTCGTAGTGCGCGCCGACTGA
- a CDS encoding carbohydrate ABC transporter permease, whose translation MTTDKRSWVRPVVAIAVSAVFFIPLYYVLVNVFKRGDLISTEPSALPLPPTLKNISAVLTRPDGLYWVSLTNSIVVTLLSILVLTVLSAMLGHYLARSQKRWTKALTMVLLAGLMIPPQVILIPITDVLRATHLMATLQGLVLFNVGYYVPFGVFVFSGFIRGVPVELEEAALLDGANRMQVFWRIVFPLLKPATASVLIFLGVWIWNDFIDPLIILGPSQGTTVTTGIYRSIGQYQADLGSVFALMFLATLPVLIFYLALQKQFVKGLTGGATKG comes from the coding sequence GTGACGACCGACAAGCGGTCCTGGGTCCGCCCGGTGGTGGCGATCGCCGTCAGCGCCGTCTTCTTCATCCCGCTGTATTACGTGCTCGTCAACGTCTTCAAGCGCGGCGACCTGATCTCGACCGAGCCGTCCGCGCTGCCGCTGCCGCCGACGCTCAAGAACATCAGCGCCGTGCTGACCAGGCCGGACGGGCTCTACTGGGTGAGTCTCACGAACAGCATCGTCGTGACGCTGCTGTCGATACTGGTGCTGACCGTGCTCTCGGCGATGCTCGGCCACTACCTGGCCCGGTCACAGAAGCGCTGGACGAAGGCGCTGACGATGGTCCTGCTCGCCGGGCTGATGATCCCGCCGCAGGTCATCCTCATCCCGATCACCGACGTGCTGCGCGCGACGCACCTGATGGCGACCCTGCAGGGGCTGGTGCTGTTCAACGTCGGCTACTACGTGCCGTTCGGCGTGTTCGTCTTCAGCGGGTTCATCCGCGGCGTGCCGGTCGAACTGGAAGAGGCGGCCCTGCTCGACGGCGCCAACCGGATGCAGGTGTTCTGGCGGATCGTGTTCCCACTGCTCAAGCCGGCGACGGCGAGCGTGCTCATCTTCCTCGGGGTCTGGATCTGGAACGACTTCATCGACCCGCTCATCATCCTCGGGCCGTCCCAGGGCACCACGGTGACCACGGGTATCTACCGGTCCATCGGGCAATACCAGGCGGACCTGGGCAGCGTGTTCGCGCTGATGTTCCTCGCCACGCTTCCGGTGCTGATCTTCTACTTGGCGCTGCAGAAGCAGTTCGTCAAGGGCCTCACCGGCGGCGCTACCAAGGGCTGA
- a CDS encoding ABC-F family ATP-binding cassette domain-containing protein yields the protein MSATLVAKDLAAGHGDRVLFSGLQLVVSPGDVVGLVGVNGAGKSTLLRTLGGLIPAEQGSVQLSPPTATVGHLPQEPERREGETVHAFLSRRTGVASAQAELDAATAALAAEAVGADDAYATAFDRWLALGGADLDDRIGEVVNELGLDVSLEQPMTSLSGGQAARAGMASLLLSRYDLFLLDEPTNDLDLDGLDRLERFVKNLRAGTVLVSHDREFLARTVTRVVELDLAQQQVNSYGGGYESYLEERAVARRHAREEYEEFADTKAALEARASMQRGWMEKGVKNARRKATDNDKIGRKFRSEATEKQASKARQTDRMIERLEVVEEPRKEWELRMEIAAAPRAGAVVATLRGAVVDRGEFTLGPVDLQIDWADKVAITGANGAGKSTLLAALLGRIELTEGEASLGSGVVVGEVDQARKLFLGDQPLVDAFAAEVPELADAEVRTLLAKFGLKAQHVLRRAATLSPGERTRAALALLQIRGVNLLVLDEPTNHLDLPAIEQLESALTNYPGTLLLVTHDRRMLEAVETNRRFEVADGKVTER from the coding sequence ATGAGCGCCACACTCGTAGCGAAGGACCTCGCGGCCGGCCACGGCGATCGCGTCCTCTTCTCCGGTTTGCAACTCGTCGTCTCGCCCGGCGATGTCGTCGGCCTGGTCGGCGTCAACGGCGCGGGCAAGTCGACCCTGCTCCGCACACTCGGCGGCCTGATCCCCGCCGAGCAGGGGAGCGTGCAGCTGAGCCCGCCCACGGCGACCGTCGGGCACCTCCCGCAGGAGCCCGAGCGGCGCGAGGGCGAGACTGTGCACGCTTTCTTGAGCCGACGTACAGGCGTCGCCTCGGCGCAGGCGGAGCTTGACGCCGCGACGGCAGCGCTGGCCGCCGAGGCCGTGGGCGCCGACGACGCCTACGCGACCGCGTTCGACCGCTGGCTCGCGCTCGGCGGAGCGGACCTCGACGACCGGATCGGTGAGGTCGTCAACGAGCTCGGGCTCGACGTCAGCCTTGAGCAGCCCATGACGTCGCTGTCCGGCGGGCAGGCGGCGCGCGCGGGCATGGCTTCGCTGCTTCTTAGCCGTTACGACCTCTTCCTGCTCGACGAGCCCACGAACGACCTCGACCTCGACGGACTCGATCGTCTTGAGCGGTTCGTGAAGAACCTGCGCGCCGGAACCGTGCTGGTGAGCCACGACCGTGAGTTCCTCGCGCGGACGGTGACCAGGGTCGTCGAACTGGATCTGGCCCAGCAGCAGGTCAATTCCTACGGCGGTGGCTACGAGTCGTACCTCGAGGAGCGCGCGGTCGCGCGCAGGCACGCGCGCGAGGAGTACGAGGAGTTCGCCGACACCAAGGCCGCGCTCGAAGCCCGCGCGAGCATGCAGCGTGGCTGGATGGAGAAGGGCGTCAAGAACGCCAGGCGCAAGGCCACCGACAACGACAAGATCGGCCGTAAGTTCCGGTCGGAGGCCACCGAGAAGCAGGCGTCGAAGGCCCGTCAGACCGACCGCATGATCGAGCGGCTCGAGGTGGTCGAGGAGCCGCGCAAGGAGTGGGAACTCCGGATGGAGATCGCGGCGGCGCCGCGGGCAGGCGCGGTCGTCGCGACGCTGCGCGGAGCGGTCGTCGACCGGGGCGAGTTCACGCTGGGGCCGGTGGACCTGCAGATCGACTGGGCGGACAAGGTCGCCATCACCGGCGCGAACGGCGCGGGCAAGTCGACGCTGCTGGCCGCGCTGCTCGGCCGCATCGAGCTGACCGAGGGCGAGGCCTCGCTCGGCTCCGGGGTCGTCGTCGGCGAGGTCGACCAGGCGCGCAAGCTCTTCCTCGGCGATCAGCCGCTGGTCGACGCGTTCGCCGCCGAAGTGCCTGAGCTCGCGGACGCCGAGGTGCGCACGCTGCTGGCCAAGTTCGGGCTCAAGGCCCAGCACGTGCTGCGGCGCGCGGCGACGCTCTCACCGGGGGAGCGGACCCGGGCCGCCTTGGCGTTGCTGCAGATCCGTGGTGTCAACCTGCTCGTGCTGGACGAGCCGACCAACCACCTGGACCTGCCCGCCATCGAGCAGCTCGAGTCCGCGCTCACGAATTACCCCGGCACCCTGCTGCTGGTCACGCACGACCGCCGCATGCTGGAGGCCGTGGAGACCAATCGGCGTTTCGAAGTCGCCGACGGCAAGGTCACCGAACGCTAG